Proteins found in one Primulina eburnea isolate SZY01 chromosome 16, ASM2296580v1, whole genome shotgun sequence genomic segment:
- the LOC140815855 gene encoding WD repeat-containing protein PCN-like isoform X1, translating to MLKVHRSSSVEWNPSPVVALATSADGSQVAAARADSSLEIWLVSPGSVGWHCQITIHGDPNSRVSSLVWCRSEPTGASLGRLFSSSIDGSISEWDLFDLRQKRVLDSIGISIWQIAAEPCYDLLFGVNQEINPRENGHTSSINSCLNEEERVESEDDNDDEDAIEHHEDSDAKNTLLAAACDDGCVRVYSVSGAEKLTYNRTLPRVSGRTLSVAWSPNASRIYSGSSDGFIRCWDAKLAYEIYRITVAIGGPGSGSDLCIWSLLALRCGTIVSADSSGSVQFWDSQFGTLFQAHTYHKGDVNALATTPNHNRVFSTGSDGQVILYKVSNGAVGSCDGKSDTVKKWTYIRGVRAHTHDVKALTVAVPINHDADIPPEKKVKRPRGKEKPLDFSYHEWAHLGVPMLISAGDDTKLFAYSAMKFDKFSPHDICPAPQRMPMQLVMKTVFNQTSLLLIQAAHWLDIYCVHLKNGYVSDISPGPSGGLANTDLVARVKSKASRKITCSTISSSGTSFAYSDHVKPNLFELRRSKSGRRLWAVNKRQLPLKIPFAHCMIFSSDSSRLLLAGQDRRIYVVNVGSAEVVHVFTPCSRDDVEELPPCEPPMTKMFTSIDDRWLAAINCFGDLYIFNLETLRQHWFLSRLDGASVTAGGFTPQNSNILIISTSSNQVYSLDVESKQLGGLSIRHTFSLPRRYQEFPGEVIGLSFPPSSSSSVIVYSPRAMCLIDFGLPVDRDDDVEFENDQGLTRKLHSNGVLKHKRKVHELETKHGGRKNFEFCAFRDPVLFVEHLSKNSVLVIDKPWIQVVKTFDAQPVHRHIFGT from the exons ATGCTTAAAGTTCATCGGAGCAGCTCAGTTGAGTGGAATCCATCCCCTGTCGTTGCCCTAGCCACCAGCGCAGACGGCTCTCAGGTCGCCGCGGCTCGCGCTGACAGCTCTCTAGAGATTTGGCTGGTATCCCCAGGCTCCGTTGGTTGGCACTGTCAGATT ACGATACACGGGGACCCTAATTCGAGAGTTTCATCTCTGGTGTGGTGTCGTTCCGAGCCGACAGGTGCATCTTTGGGTCGACTGTTCTCGTCCAGTATCGATGGTTCTATTTCCGAATGGGATCTGTTTGATTTAAGACAAAAG AGGGTTTTGGATTCAATTGGGATCTCGATATGGCAAATTGCTGCCGAACCATGCTATGATCTGCTATTCGGCGTCAACCAGGAAATCAATCCTCGTGAAAATGGTCATACTAGTTCAATCAATAGTTGCCTCAATGAAGAGGAGCGTGTTGAAAGTGAAGATGACAATGACGACGAGGATGCTATTGAGCATCACGAGGATAGCGATGCTAAGAATACCCTTCTAGCAGCTGCTTGTGATGATGGCTGTGTGCGAGTTTATAGTGTTTCAGGTGCTGAGAAACTCACTTACAACAGGACACTGCCTAGGGTCAGTG GACGCACATTAAGTGTGGCATGGAGTCCCAACGCCAGCAGGATTTATTCAGGGAGTAGTGATGG ATTCATAAGGTGTTGGGATGCTAAGCTGGCTTATGAGATCTACAGAATTACTGTTGCAATTGGAGGTCCTGGGAGTGGAAGTGATCTTTGCATATGGTCTTTACTTGCATTGAG ATGTGGAACCATCGTCAGTGCGGATAGTTCTGGTAGTGTGCAATTCTGGGACAGTCAATTTGGGACGCTTTTCCAGGCACATACTTATCATAAGGGTGACGTAAATGCCTTAGCCACAACGCCTAACCATAACAGAGTATTTTCTACTGGTTCAGATGGTCAG GTCATACTTTATAAAGTTTCCAATGGCGCTGTTGGTTCTTGTGATGGAAAGTCCGACACTGTAAAAAAATGGACATATATTCGTGGTGTAAGGGCTCATACACATGATGTAAAGGCGTTGACTGTAGCAGTACCTATAAACCATGATG CAGATATACCTCCTGAGAAGAAGGTTAAAAGGCCACGAGGCAAGGAAAAGCCGCTTGATTTCAGTTATCATGAGTGGGCCCATTTGGGTGTGCCAATGCTTATCTCAGCTGGTGATGACACTAAACTATTCGCATACTCTGCTATGAAGTTTGACAAGTTTTCTCCCCATGATATATGCCCTGCACCACAGAGAATGCCCATGCAGCTAGTGATGAAAACTGTTTTCAATCAGACGTCGTTGCTTTTGATCCAGGCTGCTCACTGGTTAGACATTTACTGTGTTCATTTGAAAAATGGTTATGTCTCCGACATCAGCCCTGGACCGTCTGGTGGGCTTGCAAACACAGATTTAGTAGCAAGAGTTAAATCTAAAGCTTCTCGGAAGATCACATGCAGTACAATTTCCTCATCCGGCACATCATTTGCCTACTCCGACCATGTGAAACctaatttatttgaattgaGAAGAAGTAAATCTGGCAGGAGATTGTGGGCAGTAAATAAAAGGCAGCTTCCTCTGAAAATACCATTTGCCCATTGCATGATTTTTAGTTCTGATTCTTCACGTTTGTTATTAGCTGGGCAAGATAGAAGGATATAT GTTGTAAATGTGGGAAGTGCAGAGGTTGTTCATGTCTTTACTCCTTGTTCCAGAGATGATGTTGAGGAATTGCCGCCTTGTGAACCTCCCATGACAAAAATGTTCACGAGTATTGATGATCGATGGCTAGCTGCCATCAACTGCTTTGGAGATTTATATATTTTCAATCTTGAAACATTGAG GCAACACTGGTTCTTATCAAGATTGGATGGGGCATCTGTTACTGCTGGTGGTTTTACGCCTCAAAACAGTAACATTCTTATCATTTCCACCTCATCAAATCAAGTTTATTCATTGGACGTGGAGTCCAAACAATTGGGAGGATTGTCCATTCGTCATACATTTTCTCTCCCCAGAAGATATCAGGAATTTCCTGGAGAAGTAATTGGTCTTTCCTTCCCGCCATCTTCTAGTTCTTCTGTTATTGTCTACAGTCCCAG GGCGATGTGCTTGATTGATTTTGGGTTGCCTGTTGATAGAGATGATGATGTTGAGTTTGAAAATGATCAAGGACTAACAAGAAAGCTACACAGCAATGGTGTTCTGAAACATAAGCGGAAAGTTCACGAATTAGAAACTAAACATGGTGGTAGaaagaattttgaattttgtgcTTTCAGGGATCCTGTTTTATTCGTTGAACATCTTTCTAAAAATTCTGTCTTGGTCATAGACAAGCCGTGGATACAAGTTGTTAAGACTTTTGATGCCCAACCTGTTCACAGACATATTTTTGGGACATAA
- the LOC140816927 gene encoding protein PHLOEM PROTEIN 2-LIKE A10-like — protein MESRLARSRLNFALRKKKWIFLLGLVGISTYGVYKVYHIPSVTRKRERIMKILGSLVSMAEMFTDLAETISVVSGDLKEFLKSDSDEMPNSLRQLSKITRSEEFSESVIRILQAMTVGILRGYKVGNGGVEMQEMDKLSLPDRIMDKLMSRAGTGFVSVIVGSFARNLVLGFYGNGSSEGPSGSGQLDASCMKSSSMTLSRWLDMISDDRCRVLVADSIKTFVGTAVSVYLDKTMDVNIYDEMFTGLTNPKHQNDMERILVSLCNGMIETLIKTSHQVLTSSKSAPILGSNDSSSIVDHSEASSLKNYKGFESEASLGKVGEMNGLIDLQQSGWISSVSSTLAVPSNRKFLLDVTGRVTFETVRSVIEYFLWRVMEFLKRSLNVIQDQVVERGFEVVRYFGSKSSVILTLCLMLFLHIVGTTGAILPA, from the coding sequence ATGGAAAGTAGGTTGGCGAGAAGCCGATTAAATTTTGCTCTAAGGAAGAAAAAATGGATCTTTTTACTGGGATTGGTTGGAATCTCGACTTATGGTGTGTACAAAGTGTACCATATACCCTCTGTAACTAGGAAAAGAGAGAGAATAATGAAAATATTGGGATCTCTGGTTTCAATGGCTGAAATGTTTACTGATTTAGCTGAGACCATCTCTGTCGTATCTGGGGATTTAAAGGAGTTTCTGAAATCCGATTCAGATGAAATGCCTAATAGTTTAAGGCAATTGTCGAAAATTACTCGGTCGGAAGAATTTTCTGAATCCGTGATCCGTATTTTACAGGCTATGACTGTAGGGATTTTAAGAGGTTATAAGGTAGGGAACGGTGGTGTCGAGATGCAAGAAATGGATAAACTGAGTCTTCCTGATAGGATCATGGATAAATTGATGTCACGTGCTGGGACTGGTTTCGTTTCTGTGATTGTTGGTAGTTTTGCGAGAAATTTGGTTTTGGGATTTTATGGTAATGGTTCCTCGGAAGGACCAAGTGGAAGTGGTCAGTTAGACGCGTCATGTATGAAGTCAAGTTCCATGACCTTGTCTAGATGGTTAGATATGATTTCGGATGATAGATGTAGGGTTTTAGTAGCAGACAGTATTAAGACCTTTGTTGGCACTGCAGTTTCAGTTTATCTCGATAAAACCATGGATGTTAATATTTACGATGAAATGTTCACGGGATTGACTAATCCGAAACATCAAAATGACATGGAGAGGATCTTGGTTTCTCTCTGTAATGGGATGATTGAAACTCTTATTAAGACATCACACCAAGTGCTGACAAGTTCGAAATCAGCTCCTATATTAGGATCAAATGATTCTTCTTCCATCGTTGACCATAGTGAAGCTTCAAGCTTGAAAAACTACAAGGGTTTTGAGTCCGAGGCCTCTCTGGGTAAAGTGGGAGAGATGAATGGGTTGATTGATCTTCAACAAAGTGGGTGGATCAGTAGCGTGTCATCAACATTGGCAGTGCCTAGCAATCGAAAGTTTCTTCTCGATGTGACCGGTAGGGTGACATTTGAAACAGTTAGATCAGTCATCGAGTATTTCTTGTGGAGAGTGATGGAGTTCTTGAAAAGAAGTCTTAATGTGATTCAAGATCAGGTTGTGGAGAGGGGATTTGAAGTGGTGAGATATTTTGGCTCAAAATCTTCTGTGATTCTCACCTTGTGTCTCATGTTGTTTTTACACATTGTGGGAACCACCGGAGCTATACTGCCTGCCTGA
- the LOC140815855 gene encoding WD repeat-containing protein PCN-like isoform X2 yields the protein MLKVHRSSSVEWNPSPVVALATSADGSQVAAARADSSLEIWLVSPGSVGWHCQITIHGDPNSRVSSLVWCRSEPTGASLGRLFSSSIDGSISEWDLFDLRQKRVLDSIGISIWQIAAEPCYDLLFGVNQEINPRENGHTSSINSCLNEEERVESEDDNDDEDAIEHHEDSDAKNTLLAAACDDGCVRVYSVSGAEKLTYNRTLPRVSGRTLSVAWSPNASRIYSGSSDGFIRCWDAKLAYEIYRITVAIGGPGSGSDLCIWSLLALRCGTIVSADSSGSVQFWDSQFGTLFQAHTYHKGDVNALATTPNHNRVFSTGSDGQVILYKVSNGAVGSCDGKSDTVKKWTYIRGVRAHTHDVKALTVAVPINHDDIPPEKKVKRPRGKEKPLDFSYHEWAHLGVPMLISAGDDTKLFAYSAMKFDKFSPHDICPAPQRMPMQLVMKTVFNQTSLLLIQAAHWLDIYCVHLKNGYVSDISPGPSGGLANTDLVARVKSKASRKITCSTISSSGTSFAYSDHVKPNLFELRRSKSGRRLWAVNKRQLPLKIPFAHCMIFSSDSSRLLLAGQDRRIYVVNVGSAEVVHVFTPCSRDDVEELPPCEPPMTKMFTSIDDRWLAAINCFGDLYIFNLETLRQHWFLSRLDGASVTAGGFTPQNSNILIISTSSNQVYSLDVESKQLGGLSIRHTFSLPRRYQEFPGEVIGLSFPPSSSSSVIVYSPRAMCLIDFGLPVDRDDDVEFENDQGLTRKLHSNGVLKHKRKVHELETKHGGRKNFEFCAFRDPVLFVEHLSKNSVLVIDKPWIQVVKTFDAQPVHRHIFGT from the exons ATGCTTAAAGTTCATCGGAGCAGCTCAGTTGAGTGGAATCCATCCCCTGTCGTTGCCCTAGCCACCAGCGCAGACGGCTCTCAGGTCGCCGCGGCTCGCGCTGACAGCTCTCTAGAGATTTGGCTGGTATCCCCAGGCTCCGTTGGTTGGCACTGTCAGATT ACGATACACGGGGACCCTAATTCGAGAGTTTCATCTCTGGTGTGGTGTCGTTCCGAGCCGACAGGTGCATCTTTGGGTCGACTGTTCTCGTCCAGTATCGATGGTTCTATTTCCGAATGGGATCTGTTTGATTTAAGACAAAAG AGGGTTTTGGATTCAATTGGGATCTCGATATGGCAAATTGCTGCCGAACCATGCTATGATCTGCTATTCGGCGTCAACCAGGAAATCAATCCTCGTGAAAATGGTCATACTAGTTCAATCAATAGTTGCCTCAATGAAGAGGAGCGTGTTGAAAGTGAAGATGACAATGACGACGAGGATGCTATTGAGCATCACGAGGATAGCGATGCTAAGAATACCCTTCTAGCAGCTGCTTGTGATGATGGCTGTGTGCGAGTTTATAGTGTTTCAGGTGCTGAGAAACTCACTTACAACAGGACACTGCCTAGGGTCAGTG GACGCACATTAAGTGTGGCATGGAGTCCCAACGCCAGCAGGATTTATTCAGGGAGTAGTGATGG ATTCATAAGGTGTTGGGATGCTAAGCTGGCTTATGAGATCTACAGAATTACTGTTGCAATTGGAGGTCCTGGGAGTGGAAGTGATCTTTGCATATGGTCTTTACTTGCATTGAG ATGTGGAACCATCGTCAGTGCGGATAGTTCTGGTAGTGTGCAATTCTGGGACAGTCAATTTGGGACGCTTTTCCAGGCACATACTTATCATAAGGGTGACGTAAATGCCTTAGCCACAACGCCTAACCATAACAGAGTATTTTCTACTGGTTCAGATGGTCAG GTCATACTTTATAAAGTTTCCAATGGCGCTGTTGGTTCTTGTGATGGAAAGTCCGACACTGTAAAAAAATGGACATATATTCGTGGTGTAAGGGCTCATACACATGATGTAAAGGCGTTGACTGTAGCAGTACCTATAAACCATGATG ATATACCTCCTGAGAAGAAGGTTAAAAGGCCACGAGGCAAGGAAAAGCCGCTTGATTTCAGTTATCATGAGTGGGCCCATTTGGGTGTGCCAATGCTTATCTCAGCTGGTGATGACACTAAACTATTCGCATACTCTGCTATGAAGTTTGACAAGTTTTCTCCCCATGATATATGCCCTGCACCACAGAGAATGCCCATGCAGCTAGTGATGAAAACTGTTTTCAATCAGACGTCGTTGCTTTTGATCCAGGCTGCTCACTGGTTAGACATTTACTGTGTTCATTTGAAAAATGGTTATGTCTCCGACATCAGCCCTGGACCGTCTGGTGGGCTTGCAAACACAGATTTAGTAGCAAGAGTTAAATCTAAAGCTTCTCGGAAGATCACATGCAGTACAATTTCCTCATCCGGCACATCATTTGCCTACTCCGACCATGTGAAACctaatttatttgaattgaGAAGAAGTAAATCTGGCAGGAGATTGTGGGCAGTAAATAAAAGGCAGCTTCCTCTGAAAATACCATTTGCCCATTGCATGATTTTTAGTTCTGATTCTTCACGTTTGTTATTAGCTGGGCAAGATAGAAGGATATAT GTTGTAAATGTGGGAAGTGCAGAGGTTGTTCATGTCTTTACTCCTTGTTCCAGAGATGATGTTGAGGAATTGCCGCCTTGTGAACCTCCCATGACAAAAATGTTCACGAGTATTGATGATCGATGGCTAGCTGCCATCAACTGCTTTGGAGATTTATATATTTTCAATCTTGAAACATTGAG GCAACACTGGTTCTTATCAAGATTGGATGGGGCATCTGTTACTGCTGGTGGTTTTACGCCTCAAAACAGTAACATTCTTATCATTTCCACCTCATCAAATCAAGTTTATTCATTGGACGTGGAGTCCAAACAATTGGGAGGATTGTCCATTCGTCATACATTTTCTCTCCCCAGAAGATATCAGGAATTTCCTGGAGAAGTAATTGGTCTTTCCTTCCCGCCATCTTCTAGTTCTTCTGTTATTGTCTACAGTCCCAG GGCGATGTGCTTGATTGATTTTGGGTTGCCTGTTGATAGAGATGATGATGTTGAGTTTGAAAATGATCAAGGACTAACAAGAAAGCTACACAGCAATGGTGTTCTGAAACATAAGCGGAAAGTTCACGAATTAGAAACTAAACATGGTGGTAGaaagaattttgaattttgtgcTTTCAGGGATCCTGTTTTATTCGTTGAACATCTTTCTAAAAATTCTGTCTTGGTCATAGACAAGCCGTGGATACAAGTTGTTAAGACTTTTGATGCCCAACCTGTTCACAGACATATTTTTGGGACATAA
- the LOC140816871 gene encoding protein SOB FIVE-LIKE 5-like has translation MNVSNSECSSGCESGWTMYLDQTSNFTGKYTRVLVKNVNPDQEDEDLSMVSDASSGPPQFQEHENYAGGKNLQLFHGYDESSMTENKRKSKQNKSIATELTRVKKQESFGLNDTATSPLPHFAQDNLAPSGHLQEFSAEGEPITKKHSGFFKSSTKGKSSTLLGRKKQ, from the exons ATGAATGTATCGAATTCTGAATGCAGCAGTGGATGCGAATCAGGTTGGACTATGTACTTGGATCAAACATCAAATTTCACTGGTAAATACACCAGGGTTTTGGTTAAAAATGTGAATCCAGATCAAGAAGATGAAGATTTATCCATGGTTTCGGATGCATCGTCAGGCCCTCCACAGTTCCAAGAACACGAAAACTATGCCGGTGGCAAGAATCTGCAGCTGTTTCATGGCTATGATGAATCTTCAATGACTGAAAATAAGAGAAAGAGTAAGCAGAATAAGAGTATAGCAACAGAGCTAACGAGGGTTAAAAAGCAAGAGAGTTTTGGCCTGAATGACACTGCCACGTCTCCACTTCCTCATTTCGCGCAG GACAATCTGGCTCCTTCTGGTCATTTGCAAGAATTTTCTGCCGAG GGCGAACCAATTACGAAGAAGCACTCGGGGTTCTTCAAATCTTCTACAAAAGGGAAATCAA GCACTTTACTTGGAAGAAAGAAGCAGTAA